Proteins co-encoded in one Vidua macroura isolate BioBank_ID:100142 chromosome 13, ASM2450914v1, whole genome shotgun sequence genomic window:
- the MRPS25 gene encoding 28S ribosomal protein S25, mitochondrial: MPMKGRFPVRRTLQYLSQGDVVFKSSVKVMTVNYNTAGELSEGARKFVFFNIPQIQYRNPWVQIMLFRNMTPSPFLRFYLDSGEQVLVDVEDKTNKEITEHIKKILGKSKEMLEKEERERKKLSHPATFGPKKYHLRECMCEIEGQVPCPAFVPLPKEMRGKYKAAMKNEA, translated from the exons ATGCCGATGAAGGGCCGCTTCCCGGTGCGCCGGACCCTGCAGTACCTCAGCCAGGGCGATGTCGTGTTCAAGAGCTCGGTGAAGGTGATGACCGTGAACTACAACACGGCGGGAGAGCTGAGCGAAGGCGCAAG aaagttCGTGTTTTTCAACATCCCCCAGATCCAGTACAGGAACCCCTGGGTGCAGATCATGCTGTTCAGGAACATGACTCCCTCGCCCTTCCTCCGGTTCTACCTGG ACAGTGGAGAACAAGTTTTGGTTGATGTGGAAGATAAAACCAACAAAGAGATAACagagcacattaaaaaaatcctgggGAAAAGCAA AGAAATgcttgaaaaagaagaaagagaaaggaaaaaactatCACATCCAGCAACCTTTGGGCCCAAGAAGTATCATCTGCGAGAATGCATGTGTGAGATTGAAGGCCAAgttccctgccctgcttttGTACCATTGCCCAAAGAGATGAGGGGAAAATACAAAGCTGCTATGAAAAATGAGGCATGA